One genomic window of Bacillus mycoides includes the following:
- the chbG gene encoding chitin disaccharide deacetylase, translated as MIKLIVNADDFGLTEGTNYGIIDGHKNGLVNSTTMMMNMPGTEHAVRLAKEYKTLGVGVHLVLTAGEPLLKDVPSLVSSDGLFHKQGVVWEGNINPEEVEREWTAQIEKFLSYGLTPTHLDSHHHVHGLPLLHDVLESLASKYNVPIRRCEEERAVHPFSDVFYSDFYADGVTEDYFVKLKERVQDEQTVEIMVHPAYIDPELVKRSSYVMDRVKELRILTESELPEGIELVKF; from the coding sequence ATGATTAAGCTAATTGTAAATGCAGATGATTTCGGTCTTACAGAAGGTACGAATTACGGAATTATTGATGGACATAAAAACGGGCTTGTAAATTCAACGACGATGATGATGAATATGCCAGGGACAGAGCATGCCGTACGTTTAGCGAAAGAGTATAAAACGTTAGGAGTAGGAGTGCATCTCGTATTAACGGCAGGAGAACCGCTTCTTAAAGACGTTCCATCACTTGTGAGTAGCGATGGATTGTTTCATAAACAAGGTGTTGTATGGGAAGGCAATATAAATCCAGAAGAGGTTGAAAGAGAGTGGACGGCTCAAATTGAGAAATTTTTGTCTTACGGTTTAACACCAACTCATTTAGATAGTCATCATCATGTGCATGGATTACCGCTTTTACACGACGTTCTTGAGAGTTTAGCAAGTAAATATAATGTTCCAATTCGTCGTTGTGAAGAAGAGCGAGCGGTGCACCCATTTTCAGATGTGTTTTACAGTGATTTTTACGCTGACGGTGTGACGGAAGATTATTTTGTGAAGTTAAAGGAAAGAGTGCAGGACGAGCAAACGGTAGAAATTATGGTGCATCCAGCTTATATTGACCCAGAGCTTGTGAAACGTTCTTCTTACGTAATGGATCGCGTGAAAGAGTTGCGTATTTTAACGGAGAGCGAATTGCCTGAGGGAATAGAGCTTGTGAAGTTTTAA
- the celF gene encoding 6-phospho-beta-glucosidase, with amino-acid sequence MTGIKIATIGGGSSYTPELIEGFIKRYDELPVREIWLVDIEAGKEKLEIVGNLAKRMVKKSGLPIDIHLTLDRREALKDADFVTTQLRVGLLEARAKDEAIPLKYDVIGQETNGPGGLFKALRTIPVILDICKDMEELCPNAWLINFANPAGMVTEAVLRYTSIQRVVGLCNVPIGIRMGLARLLEVDASRVHVDFAGLNHMVYGLDVYLDGVSVMDRVLELVTDPEKQITMENIAALNWEPDFIRGLRAIPCPYHRYYYKTREMLEEEKEASIEKGTRAEVVKQLENDLFELYKDPNLDIKPPQLEKRGGAYYSDAACSLITSIYNNKGDIQPVNTRNNGTIASLPHDSAVEVNCIITKEGPKPIAVGDLPVPVRGLVQQIKSFERTTIEAAITGDYHKALLAMTINPLVPSDKVAKQILDEMLEAHKEHLPQFFKKIEK; translated from the coding sequence ATGACTGGAATTAAAATTGCTACAATCGGCGGTGGATCTAGTTATACACCAGAGTTAATTGAAGGATTTATTAAACGTTATGACGAGCTTCCTGTTCGTGAAATTTGGTTAGTAGATATTGAGGCAGGAAAAGAAAAGTTAGAAATTGTTGGTAACTTAGCGAAACGTATGGTGAAAAAATCAGGATTACCAATTGATATTCATTTAACACTGGATCGCCGTGAGGCATTAAAAGATGCTGACTTCGTAACAACACAGCTTCGCGTTGGTTTATTAGAAGCTCGTGCAAAAGATGAAGCAATTCCATTAAAATATGATGTAATTGGTCAGGAAACGAATGGTCCTGGTGGTTTATTTAAAGCGCTGAGAACGATTCCTGTTATTTTAGATATTTGTAAGGACATGGAGGAACTTTGTCCAAACGCATGGCTTATTAACTTCGCAAATCCGGCTGGTATGGTAACAGAAGCTGTCCTTCGTTATACAAGCATTCAAAGAGTAGTTGGTCTGTGTAACGTTCCAATCGGAATTCGTATGGGTCTTGCGAGATTACTTGAAGTAGATGCAAGCCGGGTACATGTTGATTTCGCTGGTTTAAATCACATGGTATACGGATTAGATGTATACTTAGATGGAGTAAGTGTAATGGATCGTGTGTTAGAGCTTGTAACAGATCCAGAAAAGCAAATTACGATGGAAAACATCGCTGCGCTTAACTGGGAGCCAGATTTCATTCGTGGTCTTCGCGCTATTCCATGTCCATACCATCGTTACTACTATAAAACACGTGAAATGTTAGAAGAAGAGAAAGAAGCTTCGATTGAAAAAGGTACACGTGCAGAAGTAGTAAAACAATTAGAAAATGATTTATTCGAGTTATATAAAGACCCGAATTTAGATATTAAACCACCACAATTAGAAAAACGTGGCGGAGCTTATTATAGTGACGCAGCATGTAGCTTAATTACGTCTATTTACAATAATAAAGGTGATATCCAGCCTGTTAATACACGAAACAACGGAACAATTGCAAGCTTGCCACATGATTCGGCTGTTGAAGTGAACTGTATTATTACGAAAGAAGGTCCAAAACCAATTGCGGTAGGAGACTTACCGGTACCAGTTCGCGGTTTAGTACAGCAAATTAAATCATTTGAGCGCACAACAATTGAAGCTGCTATTACAGGGGATTATCATAAGGCGCTGCTTGCTATGACAATTAATCCACTTGTACCATCAGATAAAGTTGCAAAACAAATTTTAGATGAAATGTTAGAAGCTCATAAAGAACATCTTCCACAATTCTTTAAGAAGATAGAGAAATAA
- a CDS encoding PTS lactose/cellobiose transporter subunit IIA, producing MMTTAEQIPFQLILNSGNARSFAMEALQFAKQGKMAEADEAMVKAKEAINEAHHFQTELIQSEARGEKTEISVLLIHAQDHLMNSITVKELAAEFIDLYKKLEAKGE from the coding sequence ATGATGACTACAGCAGAACAAATTCCATTCCAATTGATTTTAAATAGTGGTAATGCACGAAGCTTTGCAATGGAGGCACTTCAATTTGCCAAACAGGGGAAAATGGCAGAAGCAGACGAAGCGATGGTAAAGGCGAAAGAAGCGATTAATGAAGCGCATCATTTCCAAACAGAGCTCATACAATCAGAAGCAAGAGGAGAAAAAACAGAGATTAGTGTTCTTTTAATTCATGCACAAGATCATTTAATGAATTCTATTACAGTAAAAGAATTAGCAGCAGAATTTATTGACCTTTATAAAAAGCTAGAAGCGAAAGGGGAATAA
- the celB gene encoding PTS cellobiose transporter subunit IIC, with the protein MQKFIAFMEKYIVPVAGKIGSQRHLAAIRDGFIAVMPLILVGALASLINGFPSEAFQDFMKGLFGETWKQVGGGMWTGSFAILALIIAFTTSYNLAKSYGVDGLSAGIISFGALIILTPTTPKEGGLNLAWTGAQGLFVAIIVALLVTEVFRFFVQRNITFKMPDGVPPAVLRSFAAIVPAFVILTVVAGIQLAVKLAGTSVHEFIFNTIQSPLQSLAGTLPSAIVIVLLVHLLWFFGLHGPNIVGGIIEPLYLPALEKNMKLFQGGTSAFDVPNIITKPFFDTFVYLGGSGATLAFLVVVLLVAKSAQLRGVSRLSIGPGAFNINEPVIFGTPIILNPILFLPFILTPIVLVITSYTAISIGWVPKTVVMIPWATPPIISGYLVTGGHISGAILQLFNFVIAMVIYYPFVVLSDRSVVRTEKAAAQGNNNSLPM; encoded by the coding sequence ATGCAAAAGTTTATTGCATTTATGGAGAAATATATTGTTCCTGTCGCTGGTAAAATCGGATCGCAACGTCACTTAGCTGCGATCCGTGATGGATTTATTGCAGTTATGCCACTTATTTTAGTTGGTGCACTTGCATCACTAATTAATGGTTTTCCATCTGAGGCTTTCCAAGATTTCATGAAAGGTTTGTTTGGTGAAACGTGGAAACAAGTTGGCGGTGGAATGTGGACCGGTTCTTTCGCAATTCTAGCACTAATCATAGCATTTACAACAAGTTATAACTTAGCAAAATCTTACGGCGTTGATGGTTTGTCAGCAGGTATTATTTCATTTGGTGCGTTAATTATTCTTACGCCAACAACACCGAAAGAAGGCGGATTGAACTTAGCTTGGACAGGTGCACAAGGGTTATTCGTAGCAATTATCGTAGCACTTCTTGTTACTGAAGTATTCCGTTTCTTTGTACAAAGAAACATTACTTTTAAAATGCCTGATGGAGTACCACCAGCAGTTTTAAGATCTTTCGCAGCTATAGTTCCAGCATTTGTTATTTTAACAGTAGTTGCAGGTATTCAATTAGCAGTGAAATTAGCTGGTACAAGTGTTCATGAATTTATCTTTAATACGATTCAATCACCACTGCAAAGTTTAGCAGGGACATTACCAAGTGCAATTGTCATTGTACTCCTTGTTCATCTTCTTTGGTTCTTCGGTTTACATGGTCCAAATATCGTTGGTGGTATTATTGAGCCATTATACTTACCGGCATTAGAGAAAAACATGAAGTTATTCCAAGGTGGTACATCTGCATTTGATGTTCCAAACATTATTACAAAACCATTCTTTGATACTTTCGTATATCTTGGTGGTTCTGGTGCAACATTAGCATTCTTAGTAGTGGTATTACTTGTAGCAAAAAGTGCACAACTACGTGGTGTATCGCGTCTATCAATTGGTCCAGGTGCATTCAACATTAACGAACCAGTAATCTTTGGTACACCAATTATTTTAAATCCAATTTTATTCTTACCGTTTATCCTAACACCAATTGTATTAGTAATTACTTCTTATACAGCTATATCTATTGGTTGGGTACCAAAAACAGTTGTGATGATTCCATGGGCAACACCACCAATTATTAGTGGTTATCTTGTAACAGGTGGACATATTTCTGGTGCGATTCTACAGTTATTTAACTTTGTAATTGCAATGGTAATCTATTATCCATTCGTTGTGTTATCTGACCGTTCAGTTGTTCGTACTGAAAAAGCAGCAGCACAAGGAAATAACAACTCTTTACCTATGTAA
- a CDS encoding PTS sugar transporter subunit IIB has protein sequence MNILLCCSAGMSTSLLVTKMEAAAKARGLEGKIWAVSGDAVKNNIDQADVLLLGPQVRYMLSSMKTLADEKSVGIDVINPMHYGMMNGEAVLDHALTLKK, from the coding sequence ATGAATATTTTATTATGTTGTTCAGCAGGGATGTCTACAAGTTTACTAGTTACAAAAATGGAAGCGGCTGCAAAGGCTCGCGGTCTAGAAGGTAAGATTTGGGCTGTATCTGGGGATGCAGTAAAAAACAATATCGATCAAGCAGATGTACTATTATTAGGACCGCAAGTTCGTTACATGCTTTCTTCAATGAAAACGCTTGCTGATGAAAAAAGCGTTGGAATCGATGTTATTAACCCAATGCACTACGGCATGATGAATGGAGAAGCAGTTTTAGATCACGCATTAACACTTAAAAAATAA
- a CDS encoding polyamine aminopropyltransferase: MPKHRKKNRMKIYRIQFQNKWYKHEEGSELDSNTYKLDKQDTEDTQDKQDKQDKPGKQDKQDKQDKQDKQDKQDKQDKQDKPGKQDKQDKQDKQDKPGKPGKQDKQDKQDKQDKQDKPGKQDKQDKQDKQDKQDKQDKQDKQDKPGKQDKQDKPDKQDKQDKPDKQDKQDKPDKQDKQDKPDKHDKQDKQDEDQDEDEDEDDKQVQSEDVIIVPTDSHSLDIWDEISLKEIQAGEHTSLFEEKSNYQNINLLQVSDIRLYLDKQLQFSSVDEQIYHEALVHPIMSKVIDPKRVLILGGGDGLALREVLKYETVIHVDLVDLDEEMIKMARNVPELVALNQRAFFDDRANVHVCDAKEFLKSPSSLYDVIIIDFPDPATEVLSTLYTSELFALIATFLTEDGAFVCQSNSPADAPLVYWSIGNTIEHAGLTVKSYHTIVPSFGTDWGFHIAANSSFALDQIEQLYVVPVPRTLPSLLAPLFQFKEEYLEHRNNAVLNSESDLILHHYYQKEMEF, encoded by the coding sequence ATGCCAAAGCATAGAAAAAAGAATAGAATGAAAATTTATAGAATACAGTTTCAAAATAAATGGTATAAACATGAGGAGGGTTCTGAACTAGATTCAAACACGTATAAACTAGACAAACAGGACACTGAAGATACGCAAGACAAACAAGATAAACAGGACAAACCAGGTAAACAAGACAAACAAGATAAACAGGACAAACAAGATAAGCAAGACAAACAAGATAAACAGGACAAACAGGACAAACCAGGTAAACAAGACAAACAAGATAAGCAAGATAAACAAGACAAACCAGGTAAACCAGGTAAACAAGACAAACAAGATAAACAAGATAAACAGGACAAACAGGACAAACCAGGTAAACAAGACAAACAAGACAAGCAAGATAAACAGGACAAACAAGATAAGCAAGACAAACAAGATAAACAGGACAAACCAGGTAAACAAGACAAGCAGGACAAACCAGATAAACAAGACAAGCAGGACAAACCAGATAAACAAGACAAGCAGGACAAACCAGATAAACAAGACAAGCAGGACAAACCAGATAAACACGATAAGCAAGATAAACAGGACGAAGACCAGGATGAAGACGAGGACGAAGACGATAAGCAAGTACAATCGGAAGATGTAATAATAGTACCAACAGATTCGCACAGCTTAGATATATGGGATGAAATTTCACTAAAAGAAATACAAGCTGGCGAACATACAAGTTTATTTGAAGAAAAAAGCAATTATCAAAATATTAACTTACTCCAAGTAAGCGATATTCGTCTATATTTGGATAAACAGCTACAATTTAGTTCCGTCGATGAGCAAATCTATCATGAGGCACTAGTTCATCCGATTATGTCAAAGGTAATAGATCCAAAGCGTGTTCTCATACTAGGCGGTGGCGATGGCCTTGCTTTAAGAGAGGTTTTAAAATATGAAACGGTTATCCATGTAGACCTCGTCGACTTAGACGAAGAAATGATTAAGATGGCTCGCAATGTTCCAGAATTAGTCGCTTTAAACCAACGCGCATTTTTTGACGATCGCGCAAATGTACATGTATGTGACGCAAAAGAATTTCTGAAATCTCCTTCCTCTTTATATGATGTAATTATTATTGATTTTCCGGATCCAGCGACAGAAGTATTAAGCACTTTATATACGAGTGAACTCTTTGCCCTTATAGCTACGTTCCTAACAGAGGATGGCGCATTTGTTTGCCAATCTAATTCACCTGCTGATGCACCTCTTGTATATTGGAGTATTGGTAACACAATTGAACATGCCGGATTAACTGTAAAAAGCTATCATACAATTGTTCCTTCTTTCGGAACTGACTGGGGATTTCATATTGCTGCTAACTCCTCGTTTGCACTCGATCAAATTGAACAATTATACGTAGTACCAGTTCCTCGAACATTACCTTCTCTTCTTGCTCCTTTATTTCAATTTAAAGAAGAATATTTAGAGCACCGTAACAATGCCGTTTTAAATTCAGAATCTGATCTTATCCTACATCATTACTATCAAAAAGAAATGGAGTTTTGA
- the speD gene encoding adenosylmethionine decarboxylase, with amino-acid sequence MEYSTFGRHIIVDLWGVDFSLLNDIHFLEHHLVAAANRSGAHVLNVSSKEFHPYGVTVLILLSESHLSIHTYPEKKFAAIDCYTCGTSVDPQKAINSIISVLKPERMHIKKLIRGVGEFVTID; translated from the coding sequence ATGGAATATTCTACGTTTGGGCGTCATATAATAGTAGATTTATGGGGCGTAGATTTTTCTCTATTAAATGATATTCATTTTTTAGAGCATCATTTAGTTGCCGCTGCGAATCGCTCTGGTGCCCACGTTTTAAATGTAAGTAGCAAGGAATTCCACCCATATGGAGTTACGGTATTAATTTTATTATCAGAAAGCCATCTCTCTATTCACACTTATCCCGAAAAGAAATTTGCAGCAATTGATTGTTATACTTGTGGCACATCTGTTGATCCTCAAAAAGCTATTAATTCTATAATAAGCGTGTTAAAACCAGAACGTATGCATATAAAAAAATTAATTCGTGGTGTAGGAGAATTTGTTACTATCGATTAA
- a CDS encoding PTS lactose/cellobiose transporter subunit IIA: MDTIETKVFHLILHGGNARSCAMEAIDFAKRGEFKEAEAKLQEALNELQEAHRLQTELIQKEAGGEKTEVTLLMVHAQDHLMNAITVKELASEFVELYRKM; this comes from the coding sequence ATGGATACGATAGAGACGAAAGTTTTTCATTTAATCTTGCACGGGGGAAATGCGAGAAGTTGTGCAATGGAAGCAATTGATTTTGCTAAGCGCGGTGAATTTAAGGAAGCAGAAGCTAAACTACAAGAAGCGTTAAATGAATTGCAAGAGGCGCACCGCTTACAAACAGAGCTCATACAGAAAGAAGCTGGCGGGGAAAAGACAGAAGTTACCCTGCTGATGGTACATGCGCAAGATCATTTAATGAACGCAATTACAGTGAAGGAATTGGCGAGTGAATTTGTAGAATTATATAGGAAGATGTGA
- the celB gene encoding PTS cellobiose transporter subunit IIC yields the protein MIGFLEKYVMPVAGKVAEQRHLQAIRDGIILTMPFLIIGSFFLIISALPIPGYNDFMAGLFGESWQKALGYPVSATFNIMSLIATFGIAYRLGGYYKVDALAAGALSLVTFLLATPFQVAYIIPSTKESVLVEGAIPAVLMGSQGLFVAMIIALISTELYRFIVQKKLIIKMPETVPPAVTRSFAALVPGFIVVTVIWILRLMIENTSFGSIHNIVGKILQEPLSALGASLWGAVIAVIIVHVLWACGIHGAAIVGGVMSPIWLSLMDQNRIAFQAGQDVPNTITAQFFDLWIYMGGSGATLALVVGMLLFARSQQLKSLGRLSIAPGIFNINEMVTFGMPIVMNPLLLIPFILVPVVLTVVSYFAMEWGWVARPSGAAVPWTTPILFSGYLGSGGKISGVVLQLVNFALAFFIYLPFLKIWDKQKVAEEKGE from the coding sequence ATGATTGGATTTTTAGAGAAATATGTGATGCCAGTAGCAGGAAAGGTTGCAGAGCAGAGACATTTGCAAGCGATTCGTGATGGGATTATTTTGACGATGCCTTTCTTGATTATCGGATCTTTTTTTCTAATTATTAGTGCTTTACCCATACCAGGATATAATGATTTTATGGCAGGATTGTTTGGGGAGAGTTGGCAAAAGGCTTTGGGGTATCCAGTTAGCGCAACATTTAATATAATGTCTTTAATAGCCACTTTTGGAATCGCTTACAGACTTGGAGGATACTATAAGGTCGATGCATTAGCGGCAGGGGCGTTATCACTTGTGACATTCTTACTTGCAACTCCATTTCAAGTTGCATATATAATACCAAGTACGAAAGAAAGTGTACTTGTAGAAGGGGCTATACCAGCTGTTTTAATGGGAAGCCAAGGGTTATTCGTTGCGATGATTATAGCACTTATATCTACTGAACTTTATAGATTTATTGTACAAAAAAAGCTGATTATAAAAATGCCAGAAACGGTACCGCCAGCTGTGACACGTTCATTTGCAGCACTCGTTCCAGGATTTATTGTTGTAACTGTTATTTGGATCTTGCGCTTAATGATAGAAAATACTTCTTTCGGCAGCATCCATAATATTGTGGGGAAAATTTTACAAGAACCACTTAGTGCACTTGGTGCCAGTCTTTGGGGCGCAGTAATAGCCGTTATTATTGTCCATGTACTTTGGGCGTGTGGAATTCATGGCGCTGCAATTGTTGGCGGTGTAATGAGCCCGATTTGGTTGTCGTTAATGGACCAAAACCGAATTGCTTTTCAGGCTGGTCAAGACGTACCGAATACGATTACTGCGCAGTTCTTTGACTTATGGATTTATATGGGCGGTTCTGGCGCAACACTTGCTTTAGTTGTAGGAATGTTATTATTTGCGCGAAGTCAGCAATTGAAAAGTTTAGGACGATTGTCGATTGCACCTGGTATTTTTAACATTAATGAAATGGTGACTTTTGGAATGCCGATTGTAATGAACCCACTTTTACTTATTCCATTTATACTGGTTCCAGTCGTGTTAACGGTTGTTTCTTATTTTGCAATGGAATGGGGATGGGTTGCACGTCCGAGCGGAGCTGCTGTACCTTGGACTACACCTATTCTGTTTAGTGGATATTTAGGGTCAGGCGGGAAAATTTCAGGGGTTGTTTTGCAACTCGTTAACTTTGCGCTTGCATTCTTTATTTACTTGCCATTCTTAAAAATATGGGATAAACAAAAAGTAGCGGAAGAAAAGGGGGAGTAA
- a CDS encoding PTS sugar transporter subunit IIB — translation MNILLCCAAGMSSSLIVTKMEKAAQARGIEVKIWAVSGSEVRNHIDDADVLLLGPQVRYLLPKMKELCKEKGIPVDVIQSVHYGLCNGEAILQAALSMKP, via the coding sequence ATGAATATTTTGCTTTGCTGTGCAGCGGGAATGTCTTCCAGTTTGATAGTTACAAAAATGGAGAAAGCGGCACAGGCAAGGGGGATAGAGGTAAAGATTTGGGCTGTATCAGGTTCAGAAGTGCGAAATCATATCGATGATGCGGATGTACTTTTACTTGGACCACAAGTACGTTATTTATTACCGAAAATGAAAGAATTATGTAAGGAGAAAGGAATACCTGTTGATGTCATTCAATCTGTCCATTATGGGCTTTGTAATGGAGAAGCTATCTTGCAAGCAGCTTTGTCAATGAAACCATGA
- a CDS encoding dicarboxylate/amino acid:cation symporter: MKAYRFPLILLSSILIGGFIGYFMGADAVALKPLGDIFLNLMFTIVVPLVFFSIASSIANMDGLKRFGKIMSSMAGTFLFTSILAAIFMIIIVKVFPPAQGVVLELTQPDKAEKAVSVADQIVGILTVSDFSKLLSRENMLALIFFSILMGVATSAVGEKGKPFATFLQAGAEISMKVVSFIMYYAPIGLAAYFAALVGEFGPQLLGTYFRAAMVYYPASLIYFFVFFTFYAYLAGRKQGVQVFWKNMVSPTVTSLATCSSAASIPANLEATKKMGISSDVRETVVLLGSTLHKDGSVLGGVLKISFLFGIFNMEFEGPKTLAIALVVSLLVGTVMGAIPGGGMIGEMLIVSLYGFPPEALPIIAAISTIIDPPATVLNVTGDNACAVMTARLVEGKNWIKNKFA; the protein is encoded by the coding sequence ATGAAGGCATATCGCTTTCCGCTTATTTTATTATCTTCTATCCTAATTGGTGGTTTCATTGGTTATTTCATGGGTGCCGATGCAGTTGCTTTAAAGCCGCTTGGTGACATTTTCTTAAACTTAATGTTTACGATTGTTGTACCGTTAGTGTTCTTTAGCATCGCGTCATCTATTGCTAATATGGATGGATTAAAACGTTTCGGTAAAATTATGTCTAGTATGGCTGGAACTTTCTTATTTACAAGTATTTTAGCTGCTATTTTTATGATTATTATTGTGAAAGTATTCCCGCCAGCACAAGGTGTTGTATTAGAACTAACACAGCCTGATAAAGCTGAAAAAGCAGTTAGTGTTGCTGATCAAATTGTTGGTATCCTAACAGTATCAGACTTTTCAAAGTTACTATCTCGTGAGAACATGCTAGCTCTTATTTTCTTCTCTATCTTAATGGGGGTTGCAACTTCAGCAGTTGGTGAAAAAGGGAAACCATTCGCTACATTCTTACAAGCTGGTGCAGAAATTTCAATGAAAGTTGTATCTTTCATTATGTACTACGCTCCAATCGGACTAGCTGCCTACTTCGCAGCATTAGTTGGTGAATTCGGACCACAACTTCTTGGAACTTACTTCCGAGCAGCAATGGTATACTATCCGGCTTCTCTTATTTACTTCTTTGTATTCTTTACATTCTATGCATACCTTGCAGGTCGCAAACAAGGTGTACAAGTATTTTGGAAGAACATGGTCTCTCCTACAGTTACATCACTTGCAACTTGTAGTAGTGCCGCAAGTATTCCAGCGAACTTAGAAGCAACGAAGAAAATGGGTATTTCTTCTGACGTTCGTGAAACAGTTGTCCTTCTTGGATCTACACTTCATAAAGACGGATCTGTTTTAGGCGGGGTATTAAAAATTTCTTTCTTATTCGGTATTTTCAACATGGAATTCGAAGGACCGAAAACATTAGCAATTGCACTTGTTGTTTCTCTATTAGTAGGAACAGTAATGGGTGCTATTCCGGGCGGAGGTATGATTGGTGAAATGTTAATCGTTTCTCTATACGGATTCCCACCAGAAGCATTGCCAATTATCGCCGCAATTAGTACAATCATCGATCCTCCTGCAACAGTGTTAAACGTAACAGGAGATAACGCTTGTGCCGTAATGACAGCTCGTCTTGTAGAAGGTAAAAACTGGATCAAAAATAAATTTGCTTAA
- a CDS encoding acyltransferase: protein MTQSAPEFKVLQSIAFLAVVLQSSLLYTMNQGNVLLEQSLIMGMLFNLAKFSAPAFIFIVGFHLIRQYTKQLVYKEYIYEKATHLLIPYFFWSILYLVTTNDVITLQGGIKSLLLGTAAPHLWYVIMMFQIHLLFPLLCTLFYWFQKRIENKKDIYKYMTIFACLYFFLMWYSSHYIFNGEKLTSSTILHYTDRSFFFYSFYFVMGGVAAVALQTWRIFVMKHIPLITILFFILFLFINYELFSFYGANSIHLTVSTYLKPSMFLYIVCEIMILYVLSIMIVKRRGLLYKTLKFIGNYTYGAYLAHFFFLHIGTKFLSLFALQENTILYSLLLFSVTAVLSIFTMVICSTLPFHIWVTGPSPMTNMKWAKIAIRKNHEKVFKPYI from the coding sequence ATGACACAAAGCGCACCAGAATTTAAAGTTTTGCAAAGCATTGCATTTCTTGCTGTCGTTTTGCAAAGTTCCTTATTATATACAATGAATCAAGGAAATGTCTTACTCGAGCAATCCCTCATTATGGGTATGCTATTTAATCTTGCAAAATTTTCAGCACCTGCATTCATATTTATCGTCGGCTTCCATTTAATTCGGCAATATACGAAGCAACTCGTTTACAAAGAATATATTTATGAAAAAGCCACACATTTACTCATCCCTTATTTCTTCTGGTCTATTCTTTATCTAGTAACAACAAACGATGTCATTACACTACAAGGCGGAATAAAAAGTTTATTACTCGGAACGGCTGCACCTCATCTTTGGTACGTGATTATGATGTTCCAAATTCACTTATTGTTCCCGTTACTATGCACACTATTTTATTGGTTTCAAAAACGAATAGAAAATAAAAAAGACATATATAAATATATGACCATTTTCGCTTGTCTATATTTCTTCTTAATGTGGTACTCTTCTCACTACATTTTTAATGGAGAGAAACTGACTAGTTCAACCATTTTACATTATACAGATCGTTCCTTCTTCTTCTACTCATTCTATTTCGTCATGGGAGGAGTAGCTGCTGTAGCATTACAAACTTGGCGTATATTTGTCATGAAACATATTCCGCTTATAACAATCTTATTTTTCATCTTATTTTTATTCATCAATTATGAGTTATTTAGTTTTTACGGCGCCAATTCTATTCATTTAACCGTTTCTACCTATTTAAAACCATCTATGTTTCTATATATCGTATGCGAAATTATGATACTGTACGTGTTATCTATTATGATTGTAAAACGAAGAGGCTTATTATATAAAACGTTAAAATTTATCGGAAACTATACGTACGGCGCCTATTTAGCCCACTTTTTCTTTTTACATATAGGCACAAAGTTTCTTTCTCTATTTGCACTACAAGAAAACACAATATTATATAGTCTATTACTATTTTCAGTAACAGCCGTACTTTCTATATTCACAATGGTCATTTGCAGTACACTACCATTTCATATATGGGTTACAGGGCCTTCCCCTATGACAAATATGAAATGGGCGAAGATTGCCATTCGGAAAAATCATGAAAAAGTATTTAAACCATATATTTGA